Proteins encoded within one genomic window of Granulicella pectinivorans:
- a CDS encoding IscS subfamily cysteine desulfurase: protein MSNSGLIITQSSKPLPEGVTLPLYMDNHATTQMDPRVLEAMLPFFTGKFGNAASRNHAFGWEAEEAVENSRQQIAKLIGATAKEIIFTSGATESNNLAIKGIAEMYRERGNHIITQQTEHKAVLDTCKRLEKYGFNVTYLPVQADGLISIEDLRNAIVTEGPNKTILVSIMFANNEIGVIQPVAEIGKLCHEHGIIFHTDAVQAVGKVPVDVQAMNIDVLSLTGHKLYGPKGCGALYVRRRNPRVQIQAQIDGGGHERGMRSGTLNVPGIVGLGKACEIAGEEMAAESARLIELRDYMKNKFEAALDYVHVNGNMEHHLPGNLNMSFVYVEGESLLMGINDIAVSSGSACTSATLEPSYVLKALGLGDDVAHSSIRFGLGRFNTKAEVDYVSDKLIDVVLKLRELSPLYEMVKEGIDLTKIEWAAH from the coding sequence ATGAGCAACTCCGGCTTGATCATCACCCAGAGCTCCAAGCCCCTCCCCGAGGGCGTCACCCTGCCGCTTTATATGGATAACCACGCGACCACTCAGATGGATCCTCGCGTCCTCGAAGCCATGCTGCCCTTCTTTACCGGCAAGTTCGGCAACGCCGCCAGCCGCAACCACGCCTTCGGCTGGGAAGCCGAGGAGGCCGTCGAGAACTCCCGCCAGCAGATCGCCAAGCTCATCGGCGCCACCGCCAAGGAGATCATCTTCACCTCCGGCGCGACCGAGTCCAACAACCTCGCCATCAAGGGTATCGCCGAGATGTACCGCGAGCGCGGCAATCACATCATCACCCAGCAGACCGAGCACAAGGCCGTCCTCGACACCTGTAAGCGCCTCGAGAAGTACGGCTTCAACGTGACCTATCTGCCGGTCCAGGCCGACGGTCTCATCAGCATCGAAGACCTCAGGAACGCCATCGTCACCGAGGGACCCAACAAGACCATCCTCGTCTCCATCATGTTTGCCAACAACGAGATCGGCGTCATCCAGCCCGTTGCGGAGATCGGCAAGCTCTGCCACGAGCACGGCATCATCTTCCATACCGACGCCGTCCAGGCCGTTGGCAAGGTCCCGGTCGACGTGCAGGCCATGAACATCGACGTCCTCTCGCTCACCGGCCACAAGCTCTACGGCCCCAAGGGCTGCGGTGCCCTCTACGTGCGTCGTCGCAACCCCCGCGTCCAGATTCAGGCGCAGATCGATGGCGGCGGTCACGAGCGCGGCATGCGTTCCGGTACGCTCAACGTCCCCGGCATCGTCGGTCTCGGCAAGGCCTGTGAGATCGCCGGCGAAGAGATGGCAGCCGAGTCCGCCCGCCTTATCGAGCTCCGCGACTACATGAAGAACAAGTTCGAGGCCGCTCTCGACTACGTCCACGTCAACGGCAACATGGAGCATCATCTCCCCGGTAACCTCAACATGAGCTTTGTCTACGTGGAAGGTGAGTCGCTCCTCATGGGAATCAACGACATCGCCGTCTCGTCCGGTTCGGCCTGCACCTCGGCCACCCTGGAGCCGTCGTACGTTCTCAAGGCTCTCGGCCTCGGCGACGACGTCGCACACTCTTCCATCCGCTTTGGCCTCGGCCGCTTCAACACCAAGGCCGAAGTCGACTACGTCTCGGATAAGCTCATCGATGTCGTCCTGAAACTCCGCGAGCTCAGCCCCCTCTACGAGATGGTCAAAGAGGGAATCGACCTTACCAAGATCGAGTGGGCCGCTCACTAA
- a CDS encoding CDP-alcohol phosphatidyltransferase family protein, protein MAFLSQFRAAPNLLTLLRLFIIPYLVIEILAGHYLAAFALFLLAGLSDGLDGLLARWLEQRTTLGLYLDPIADKLLLSTLFLTLTHVGLIPQYVTVLVFSRDFGILLIATLLFATGTLRDFHPSFLGKTNTFIQIVGLTVILAERVLAPHWPALHHLDYPRRALLDAIALLAPVSAAQYAWIVIRRISAPAQPANPA, encoded by the coding sequence GTGGCATTCCTCAGTCAATTTCGCGCAGCACCGAATCTCCTCACGCTCCTGCGGCTCTTCATCATCCCCTATCTCGTCATCGAGATACTCGCCGGACACTACCTCGCCGCCTTCGCTCTCTTCCTCCTCGCCGGCCTCTCCGACGGCCTGGACGGCCTCCTCGCCCGCTGGCTCGAACAGCGCACCACCCTCGGCCTCTACCTCGACCCCATCGCCGACAAACTCCTCCTCTCCACCCTCTTCCTCACCCTCACCCACGTCGGTCTCATCCCCCAGTACGTCACCGTCCTCGTCTTCTCGCGCGACTTCGGCATCCTCCTCATCGCCACCCTCCTCTTCGCCACCGGAACCCTCCGCGACTTTCACCCCAGCTTTCTCGGCAAGACCAACACCTTCATCCAGATCGTCGGACTCACCGTCATCCTCGCCGAGCGCGTCCTCGCCCCGCACTGGCCGGCCCTCCACCACCTCGACTACCCACGCCGCGCCCTGCTCGACGCCATCGCCCTGCTCGCCCCTGTCTCCGCCGCGCAGTACGCCTGGATCGTCATCCGGCGCATCAGTGCGCCAGCCCAGCCCGCCAACCCCGCCTGA
- a CDS encoding LacI family DNA-binding transcriptional regulator — MKKRHSVPVLLDVAHHAGVGAATVSRVINGGQNVSRKTLAAVQKAIDELGYHPSEAARSLKGARTKTIGLIVPSVADPFFAVTAAAVQEVARAHGTLVLLASSDNLPERESEHMVTLIQRRVDGLILAPSDAADADLLKHAGFPVVCFDRPFPGDAASTVLSDNHGGAKMATEHLLRSGCKRVLCLAGDSKLFTSQRRVRGYRDVVKAAGLPYIAELEVNDLEGVRDVLRRHLSGREKIDGIFCIKNALTIHAYKVLREMGVSIPGKVSLLGFDDFDLADTLEPPITVVRQPVVSIATKAAEMLFEAMATHRERRHTVTVNVELVVRGSCREAPSASRKSSAKKR; from the coding sequence GTGAAGAAGAGACACAGCGTTCCGGTTCTACTGGATGTGGCGCACCACGCCGGAGTCGGAGCGGCTACCGTCTCCCGTGTCATCAACGGCGGCCAGAACGTCAGCCGCAAGACGCTTGCCGCAGTGCAGAAGGCGATTGACGAGCTTGGTTATCACCCGAGCGAAGCTGCCCGGAGCCTGAAGGGCGCGCGCACCAAGACCATCGGGCTGATTGTTCCAAGCGTGGCCGACCCATTTTTTGCCGTGACCGCGGCGGCGGTTCAGGAGGTGGCGCGCGCCCACGGCACACTGGTGCTGCTGGCCTCCAGCGACAATCTTCCGGAACGCGAGAGTGAACACATGGTAACGCTCATCCAGCGCCGGGTGGACGGCCTGATCCTTGCGCCGAGTGACGCCGCAGATGCCGATCTTCTCAAGCATGCAGGGTTCCCGGTTGTGTGCTTCGACCGGCCGTTTCCCGGTGATGCCGCGTCGACCGTGCTCAGCGATAACCACGGGGGAGCGAAGATGGCCACGGAGCACCTGCTACGCAGCGGATGCAAGCGCGTCCTCTGCCTGGCGGGCGACAGCAAACTCTTCACCAGCCAGAGACGTGTGCGCGGATATCGCGATGTGGTGAAGGCAGCCGGTCTTCCCTACATTGCCGAGTTGGAGGTGAACGACCTGGAAGGCGTTCGCGACGTGCTCCGGCGGCACCTTTCCGGGCGTGAAAAGATCGATGGCATCTTCTGCATCAAGAACGCTCTCACCATTCACGCGTACAAGGTTCTGCGTGAGATGGGTGTATCGATTCCTGGCAAGGTCTCTCTGCTGGGGTTCGATGATTTCGACCTGGCGGACACCCTCGAACCGCCCATCACGGTGGTGCGGCAGCCCGTGGTGAGCATTGCAACCAAAGCTGCCGAGATGCTGTTTGAAGCGATGGCAACCCACCGCGAAAGGCGCCACACCGTCACCGTGAATGTGGAGCTTGTGGTCCGCGGATCGTGCCGCGAAGCACCCTCGGCTTCCCGAAAGTCTTCCGCGAAAAAGCGGTGA
- a CDS encoding TonB-dependent receptor: protein MMKISNMIQNCTGQCTLRFGALGRSIVLLTLLLAALPAAFAQLTTADIVGTVTDPTGAVIPNAPVTLTNLATHNQRNAVTNGSGDYQFTLLPVGTYTLTVKAPGFKTATTANLAVEAGDRARSDVHMATGGQTETVTVEAQTPLLQGDSATVSSTVTAKAVQDLPLNGRNFVQLVQLVPGANEGPGNGLTSGGRPDDRRSTSGFSVNGQDDTLNNYVIDGIDDNERVIGTIGVKPNVEGIQEITVQTNSYSAEAGRTAGGVVNIVTRSGTNQLHGTAYEFFRNDIFDARNVQQTTGRKPELRQNQFGGSIGGPIFRDRTFFFGDYEGFRQVAGLTYTSTVPTLDEYNNINSIGGGSPQVLVNGGNGTQGHAIDPIALAYLQLFPAPTNSSLANNYVASPNRTQYSNTFDVRIDHKFSDKNLFFGRYTYNKVDTVTPQALGTAPNGIQVSGGRYIFAGPATDSGQQYGFGYTRLISQNLVVDLRAAYTRVNNLSLPLNYGTDPDTKLGFGSNMNFNKLSSFLTPIAIGPFSDVGDGAYVPLQDIDNTFQYAGSVSYTRGNHNLKAGVSFIRRQARNVQSAFAAGQYTFGLNTDQAATQKQTQDNQIASTLVGAFTAASRNYDLNPPDYRSYEPSGFLQDSWKASARLTILAGLRYDVFTPFTEAHSRISNFSFIEALGAPAASVASALKIANVGGVDGHAGIQTDYSNVAPRVGFAFNAMPNTVVRGGYGLSFFPGNYTSNADLKNAPFVSVYSPNCQSVLAVQIEGANAAGQNRACSAANGESTTFAQGLPLPAAQTINSNALSFVAEDPHFRSALMQQFNLQVEQQFGANVLTIGYVGNIGQHLPEEINDINVPQPGDPANPAYSSARPLSGKLSNLGTVNWLQSGGVSNYNALQTSFQRRFSKGLAFDANYTWAKALSDITGFSEEGQQGWSNANPYQIRQIEYGIAENNIKSRFALSLNYELPFGKSFTGIRKVAFGGWQVNTISVWQSGKPFSIVNSGNGNDVTVSPINGQKQAYSNRATPLNNGGSDRPNQIGNTSVAKKTLTQWFNTAAFAPQPVGTIGTSQRNSLVGPQFRHIDLSVFKDFAVTERASLQFRAEAFDLTNTPNFFINNNGGNGSTQLGNAAFGTVAQTDPNYVPRELQFALKLKF from the coding sequence ATGATGAAGATCAGCAACATGATTCAAAACTGCACCGGCCAGTGCACACTCCGCTTTGGGGCTCTCGGACGCAGCATCGTCCTGTTGACCCTGCTGCTTGCAGCTCTTCCTGCCGCCTTCGCGCAGCTCACCACCGCAGATATCGTCGGCACCGTCACCGACCCAACCGGAGCCGTCATCCCAAATGCACCGGTAACCCTCACCAACCTCGCCACCCACAACCAGCGCAACGCCGTCACCAACGGCAGCGGAGACTACCAGTTCACGCTCCTGCCCGTGGGCACCTATACCCTTACCGTAAAGGCCCCGGGGTTCAAGACCGCCACCACGGCCAACCTGGCCGTGGAAGCCGGCGATCGTGCCCGGTCGGATGTCCACATGGCGACCGGCGGCCAGACCGAGACCGTCACCGTCGAAGCCCAGACACCCCTCCTGCAGGGTGACAGCGCCACCGTTAGTTCCACCGTCACCGCCAAGGCCGTCCAGGATCTCCCGCTCAACGGGCGCAACTTCGTGCAGTTGGTGCAGCTCGTGCCCGGTGCGAACGAGGGCCCCGGCAATGGTCTTACCAGTGGTGGCCGTCCGGACGACCGCCGCTCCACCAGCGGCTTCTCCGTCAATGGCCAGGACGACACCCTCAATAACTATGTCATCGACGGCATCGACGACAACGAACGCGTCATCGGCACCATCGGTGTCAAGCCCAACGTCGAGGGGATTCAGGAGATCACAGTCCAGACCAACAGCTACTCGGCGGAGGCAGGACGCACTGCCGGCGGCGTGGTCAATATTGTGACGCGCTCTGGAACGAATCAGCTCCACGGCACGGCGTATGAGTTCTTCCGCAACGACATCTTCGACGCCCGCAACGTGCAGCAGACCACAGGACGCAAACCCGAACTGCGCCAGAACCAGTTCGGAGGCAGCATTGGCGGCCCCATCTTCCGCGACCGCACCTTCTTCTTCGGCGACTATGAGGGCTTTCGCCAGGTCGCCGGCCTCACCTATACCTCTACCGTTCCCACCCTTGATGAGTACAACAACATCAATAGCATCGGTGGCGGTTCGCCCCAGGTGCTGGTCAACGGCGGCAACGGGACCCAGGGGCACGCCATCGATCCCATCGCCCTCGCGTACCTGCAGCTATTTCCCGCTCCAACAAACTCCTCACTCGCCAACAACTATGTAGCCAGTCCGAATCGCACGCAGTACAGCAATACCTTCGACGTGCGCATCGATCATAAATTCAGCGACAAGAACCTCTTCTTTGGCCGCTACACCTACAACAAAGTAGATACGGTCACTCCACAGGCCCTCGGTACGGCTCCCAACGGCATCCAGGTCAGCGGCGGACGCTACATCTTTGCAGGTCCCGCAACCGACAGTGGCCAGCAGTATGGATTCGGCTACACGCGCCTCATCAGCCAGAATCTGGTCGTCGACCTCCGCGCTGCCTATACCCGCGTAAACAATCTGTCGCTCCCTCTCAACTACGGCACCGATCCCGACACCAAACTCGGCTTCGGATCGAACATGAACTTCAACAAGCTCTCATCGTTTCTCACGCCCATCGCCATCGGCCCCTTTAGCGACGTAGGTGACGGTGCCTACGTGCCGCTGCAGGATATCGACAACACCTTCCAGTACGCGGGCTCCGTAAGCTATACACGCGGCAATCACAACCTCAAGGCGGGCGTCTCCTTCATCCGTCGCCAGGCCCGCAACGTGCAGAGCGCCTTTGCTGCGGGTCAGTACACCTTCGGCCTGAACACCGATCAGGCTGCCACCCAGAAGCAGACCCAGGACAACCAGATCGCGTCCACCCTGGTCGGAGCGTTCACGGCCGCAAGCCGCAACTACGACCTGAACCCGCCCGACTACCGCAGCTACGAACCAAGCGGCTTCCTCCAGGATAGCTGGAAGGCCAGCGCAAGGCTGACCATCCTCGCCGGTCTTCGCTACGATGTCTTCACCCCATTTACGGAGGCTCACAGCCGCATCTCGAACTTCAGTTTCATCGAGGCTCTCGGAGCTCCTGCTGCCAGCGTCGCATCGGCTCTCAAGATCGCCAACGTCGGTGGTGTCGATGGCCACGCGGGCATCCAGACGGACTACTCCAACGTTGCTCCTCGCGTAGGGTTTGCCTTCAACGCCATGCCCAATACGGTCGTGCGTGGTGGCTATGGACTCAGCTTCTTCCCGGGCAACTACACCTCGAACGCCGACCTGAAGAACGCTCCATTCGTCTCCGTCTACTCACCCAACTGCCAGTCCGTACTGGCGGTCCAGATTGAAGGAGCGAATGCGGCCGGTCAGAATCGTGCCTGCTCCGCGGCCAATGGCGAAAGCACCACCTTCGCGCAGGGACTTCCGCTTCCCGCCGCGCAAACCATCAACAGCAACGCGCTCTCATTCGTCGCGGAAGATCCTCACTTCCGCTCTGCTCTCATGCAGCAGTTCAATCTCCAGGTAGAGCAGCAGTTTGGCGCCAATGTCCTCACCATCGGCTACGTCGGCAACATCGGCCAGCACCTGCCGGAGGAGATCAACGACATCAACGTGCCGCAGCCCGGCGACCCAGCCAACCCAGCCTACTCATCGGCACGTCCGCTTTCGGGCAAGCTCTCCAACCTTGGCACCGTCAACTGGCTGCAAAGCGGCGGTGTCTCTAACTACAACGCGCTGCAGACCTCCTTCCAGCGCCGCTTCAGCAAGGGGCTTGCCTTCGATGCCAACTACACCTGGGCCAAGGCGTTGAGTGACATCACCGGCTTCTCGGAAGAAGGGCAGCAGGGGTGGAGCAACGCGAACCCATACCAGATCCGGCAGATCGAGTACGGCATCGCGGAGAACAACATCAAAAGCCGCTTCGCCCTCTCGCTCAACTACGAGCTTCCCTTCGGCAAAAGCTTCACCGGCATCAGGAAAGTTGCTTTTGGCGGATGGCAGGTGAACACGATCTCAGTCTGGCAGAGCGGCAAGCCCTTCTCGATCGTGAACAGCGGCAACGGAAACGATGTCACGGTCTCACCCATCAACGGCCAGAAGCAGGCCTATAGCAACCGTGCCACTCCTCTCAACAACGGTGGAAGCGACCGTCCGAATCAGATCGGGAACACGTCCGTGGCAAAGAAGACGCTCACCCAGTGGTTCAACACGGCTGCATTCGCACCACAGCCCGTCGGAACGATCGGCACCTCGCAGCGCAACTCGCTGGTGGGTCCGCAATTCCGTCACATCGATCTGTCCGTGTTCAAGGACTTCGCCGTGACGGAGCGGGCCAGCCTGCAGTTCCGTGCCGAGGCCTTCGACCTGACCAACACGCCCAACTTTTTCATCAATAACAACGGAGGCAACGGAAGCACGCAGTTGGGCAACGCAGCCTTCGGAACGGTCGCACAGACCGATCCGAACTACGTCCCACGCGAGCTTCAGTTCGCACTCAAGTTGAAGTTCTAA
- a CDS encoding GH1 family beta-glucosidase, whose amino-acid sequence MNDKLSRRSVTSLLASAALYLSQSGSAQKTTSLQAAPSSRNFPNDFLWGSATASYQVEGAVQEDGRGPSIWDTFSHTPGKTHHGDTGDIADDFYHRYPQDIQLMKELGLKACRFSVSWTRIFPSGTGAPNQRGLDFYHRMVDALLAVGIQPFCTLYHWDLPQPLQDRGGWENRDTAKAFADYAGYTAGKLSDKVSHFMTMNEMRTFVQQGYGDGTHAPGLIVGPKRLAQLTHHVVLAHGMGVQAIRASARPDTRVGIADNVTVTTPVIEIPEHIAAARVAMREENAMFQTVIQEGRYTELYLKRLAADAPHYTPEEMTIIRSPMDFVGINVYQPTWIRADHSDAGYAVVPAPSSYPRMFSPWLSVGPEGIYWATKLVADIWKVKEIYITENGSSSSDLIAPDGAVYDTDRVMFLRNYLTQMQRAISDGVPIKGYFLWSLLDNFEWADGYEKRFGIVYVDFATQKRTPKLSAMFYKNLIASNRIV is encoded by the coding sequence ATGAACGACAAACTCTCGAGACGAAGCGTAACGAGTCTCCTCGCCTCCGCGGCACTCTATCTCTCACAGTCTGGATCGGCACAGAAAACCACATCGCTGCAAGCCGCGCCATCCTCGCGAAACTTTCCCAACGACTTCCTCTGGGGTTCAGCCACGGCTTCCTATCAGGTGGAAGGTGCCGTACAGGAAGATGGTCGCGGACCTTCGATCTGGGACACCTTCTCTCACACCCCTGGCAAGACACACCATGGCGACACCGGAGATATTGCCGACGACTTCTATCATCGCTACCCGCAGGATATTCAACTCATGAAGGAGTTGGGTCTCAAGGCCTGTCGCTTCTCTGTCTCCTGGACGCGCATCTTCCCCAGCGGCACCGGCGCTCCCAATCAACGCGGCCTCGATTTCTATCACCGCATGGTCGATGCGCTTCTCGCCGTCGGCATCCAGCCCTTCTGCACGCTCTATCACTGGGACCTGCCGCAGCCTCTTCAGGACCGCGGCGGCTGGGAGAATCGCGATACCGCAAAGGCCTTCGCCGACTATGCCGGATACACCGCAGGCAAGCTCTCCGACAAGGTGAGCCACTTCATGACGATGAACGAGATGAGGACCTTCGTTCAGCAGGGATACGGCGATGGCACCCACGCCCCCGGCCTCATCGTCGGTCCTAAGCGCCTCGCGCAACTCACGCATCACGTTGTGCTCGCCCACGGTATGGGAGTACAGGCAATCCGTGCAAGCGCACGGCCAGACACGCGCGTCGGCATCGCCGATAACGTCACGGTGACCACCCCAGTGATCGAGATACCGGAGCATATCGCAGCCGCACGCGTGGCGATGCGCGAAGAGAACGCGATGTTCCAGACCGTCATTCAGGAAGGCCGCTACACGGAGCTTTACCTCAAGCGTCTCGCTGCCGACGCCCCGCACTATACGCCGGAAGAGATGACCATCATCCGCAGCCCCATGGACTTCGTCGGGATCAACGTCTATCAACCCACATGGATTCGTGCCGATCACTCTGACGCCGGATACGCAGTCGTCCCGGCGCCGTCTTCCTATCCGCGCATGTTCAGCCCGTGGCTCAGTGTGGGCCCTGAAGGAATCTACTGGGCAACGAAGCTGGTCGCCGATATCTGGAAGGTCAAGGAGATCTACATCACAGAAAACGGATCGTCTTCCAGCGATCTCATCGCGCCGGATGGTGCGGTATACGATACCGACCGGGTCATGTTCCTGCGCAACTACCTCACCCAGATGCAGCGAGCCATCTCCGACGGCGTGCCGATCAAGGGCTATTTCCTGTGGAGCCTGCTGGATAACTTTGAGTGGGCGGATGGCTATGAAAAACGTTTCGGCATCGTCTACGTGGACTTCGCGACCCAGAAGCGCACGCCAAAGTTGAGCGCTATGTTCTATAAGAATCTGATCGCATCAAATCGCATCGTCTAG
- a CDS encoding RrF2 family transcriptional regulator has product MLRLTKKADYGLMALKYLAEQAASGAQSAKDIAEAYHIPPQLLAKILQTLAKSGLLISHAGTNGGYSLARPATGITAFEVIRAIDGPLFITSCITIHGTCDLAGHCTIKEPLRKVNDSIKDLLNGITIGDLIETEPVGQIGAGVPLAGGLVSISRA; this is encoded by the coding sequence ATGCTTCGCCTCACAAAAAAAGCCGACTACGGTCTCATGGCGCTCAAGTACCTCGCTGAGCAGGCCGCGTCAGGCGCTCAGAGCGCAAAGGACATCGCGGAGGCATATCACATTCCACCGCAGCTCCTTGCCAAGATCCTCCAAACCCTGGCCAAATCCGGCCTTCTCATCTCTCACGCCGGCACCAATGGCGGATACTCCCTCGCCCGCCCTGCCACGGGCATCACCGCGTTCGAGGTCATCCGCGCCATCGACGGCCCACTCTTCATCACCAGTTGCATCACCATCCACGGAACGTGCGACCTGGCCGGCCATTGCACCATTAAAGAGCCGCTACGCAAGGTCAACGACTCTATTAAGGATCTGCTCAACGGCATCACCATCGGAGACCTCATCGAAACCGAGCCCGTTGGCCAGATCGGAGCCGGAGTTCCGCTCGCCGGCGGACTCGTCAGTATCAGCCGCGCCTAG